The sequence ATCCAAAACAAAATCCAATATTTTCATCGTTTATATATCCTCAATTCCCAAAGACTTTAAATATTGATAAGTACAATCATGATATGCGCAAATCCTCGTTTTATCCTCATTATTACCATTGGGAATCCAAATCACCATACCCTGTCTGGCACGAGTTAATAATACCCGATAAGCATTCAATAAATATCTTTGATTGTGAACTTGATTAATGTTTTGCCATTTACTGCCTTTAAAATTTTGATAATGCCAAACACCATTTTGGATATAAAAATTGGCGTCCCAAGCCACACAAGCCCAATCCAATTCTAAACCTTGTACACTAAATTCAGTTGCCACATCTTCCAAAAAATATGCTGAACGCACATCATCACTGTCATTTAAAAACCAATCACTTTCATTGATTTCATTTTTAACATCTATGCCAAAGGCTTTTAAGCGCCTTCCACCTGATGACGCTAACAAACCATAACGCTCCGAGCTTTTGGCGTGTTGTTTGAGCCATTGCTTTGCCTTATCCAAGTTTCTTGTTAAAACAATGGGATAATTTTCATTGATAAGTTGATATAATTGTTTGGCGGTATCGGTATTGAGTTGTAGTAATTGATTGATAAAATAAGAAAGCTGCTCGGAGCGAAATGAACGCACCGAATTGGCTAAATGTAATTCGTTTTTTGTTTGACCATATTGATTTAAATACTCAATTAACTCACCATTATTTAAATATTCAGGCTGCCTAATTAAATAAGGTGAATAATAAAGCTGCCAATCATTAAAATGATGGTTTAATGCATTTATCCATTCAGAAATACCTGCTTCACCCGTATTGATTTCTTGTCCACCACCAATTAAGCAAATAATCACACACCAATCTTGATGGCGATTCATCACATCAATCAAAAATTGTGGCTCGGATTGATTAAAATTTTCCAGACTGCGTTTTTCTTTCATAAATTTACTGGCTTGTTCTTGATTCCAGGCACGTTGCGCTTCATCAAAAATCACGACTTTTTCAATAGGGGCGCCTTTATCTTTTAAATATTCATCGCGAAAATGATGAATATTTTGAATAAAAGCTTCAACCTTTGGTCGTGCCGCTTTTTTATTGGGCGCTTGTCCTGTTTTGACCGAATCACGCACCAACGCTTCACGCAAAACATTGACAAGCGGCCCATTGCCTGATAAAAACACGGCGTGCTCCGCTTCGTCAATATTCATACGCTGTGTGGCAATATTCAGCCCCGCCAGTGTCTTGCCTGCACCTGGCACACCCGTGATAAAACAAATGGATTTTTGCTTGGCTTGTTTGCTGTGCTCGATAATCTGATGTAAGCATTGGTTGGTTAAGCCTAAATTTTGGGCGCCCGCATCTGAACGTGTAATGCTTGCCACACTGTGTCCTTGATATAGTGCTTGGGCGGCCTCCACGATGGTTGGTGTGGGGTGATAGGGTGAATTTGCCCAGTCTTGTGCATTAAGTGTTGGTTGCTCTGGTGTGGATTTAGATTGAAGCAGTTTAGCTAATTGGCTGGCATTGGTGGTAATGGCAGTATTAAATTTGGCTGCCTTCTCAAAGTCAAATGCGCTACACTCAGGTGCATTTTCAGCCACCAAAACAGGAATTAAATATGCCTGATGATTGCCTTGATGGAAATTTTTTAAATCCAAGCAATAATCAATCACTTGATTAATGGCGTGTTTGTCATATTGCTTAGCACCGATTTTAAATTCCACAACAAAAATTGTCTGACCGATGATGATAATATTGTCCACGCGTTTGCCCATTCTGGGAATGGAAAACTCAAAGAAAATATGTCCTTGTAAAGTGTGTAATGAATTTTGCAAAATCTCAATCTGTCTTAGCCAGGCATTTCTTTGACTATCTTCTAAGCTACGGTTTAGGTGATTTTTGCTTAAATGCCCTAAAATATGTTCAGGATTTTCATTGATAAAGTTTGTGATAGGATTTTGATAGTAGGCGCGTTGAAACATAAAATAATCCCATAAATTGATTGTTATAAATACAAATTATTGATGAAGTTTATTGTCTTTTGTCCAAAATCCCACACAAATTATTTTCAAGCCAATCCACCAACGCATAAATCCGCTCCCCCGCCTGCCGTCCATACTCGGTCAGCGTGTAGTCGGTGTGCGGTGGTACGGTGTTGTAGGATTTGCGGATTAACATTCCGTCCGTTTCAAGTTGTTTTAGGGTTTCAGACAGCATCCGTTCGCTCACGCCTTCAATCTCACGGCGGATTTCGCCAAAGCGTTTTGTACCGTTTAACAGCACAATCATCACAAGCACGCCCCAACGACTGGTTAAGTGGTTTAATATCGCACGACTGGGGCAGTTTTTGGAGAGCACCCGTCCTTTGTTCAAATCGTTTGTGTTTAATTCATTCATCACAATGCCTTAAAGTGGTTAAATAGTACTTACTTTTTTGTAAGTACTTATAAAAATATCTGTATTTTGCTATTATAATTAAAATCAACAAGATAAACAAGGTGGCAAAATGGCTCAAATGTTTTGGCTATTGCTGGCTTTGGGTTTGATAAGCTGGCTGGTATTTGGCAAAAAGCCCAAGCGTCATCTACCGCTTGGGCGGTGGGTTGGGCAGGCGGTGTGGGTGCAAGACGGGGTTTGTTACACGGTGGAGGAAGTGGCGTTTGATGATTATCAAGGGGCGATACACGGCTACTTTCGCCTTGTGCCTGCGGTCTTGGCATTGGCAAAGGTGTGTGAAGAACGCTATGATTTTTTTGATTTTTATTCGGTGGCAATACGCTTTGAGACCCATTCGGCACGGCTACTTCGTCTGGTGGATAAGGTGCGTTTGGTGCAAAGCGACAGACCAATGGATTTGGACGAATTTGAGGCAAAAATCAGCTCTTTTGCTTATCAGCCTTTAAAATAAAACCATATTTTTCAATGACTTAATATGTATTTTTTATACTTACTTTTTTGTAAGTACTTCTATTTAAAAATTAACTTTCTTATAATATGACTATCGCAAGCAAATTGAATTTTTAACCAAAATAGGAGCTTAGCTATGAAAAAATTTGCAGTCATCGGTGCCACAGGTTTGGTTGGTTCGGCAGTGATCAAAGAGCTTGCCGCTCGTGGTCATCAAGTAACCGCTTTTGCCAGAAACATTGACAAGGTCGTGCAGGCGGATAATGTCAAGCCGGTGGCGATTGATGTGAACAGTCCTGACTTTGCCAATCAGTTATCAGGCTTTGATGCGGTGGTCAATGCCTTTAATGCAGGCTGGGAAAATCCCAATATTGTCAATGACCTAAAAACAGGACACGCCAATATTTTGACCGCCAGCAAAACCTCTGATGTGCCTTATCTTTTGGTGGTGGGCGGTGCAGGCAGTCTAAATGTCGCCCCAAATCTGCAATTGGTGGACACGCCTGATTTTCCTGCCGATGTTTATCCTGCGGCGAATGTGGTGCGTGAGCTTTTAACCGAACTTCGCACCCGTACCGATGTGAATTGGGCATTTTTATCGCCTGCGGCGATGTTTGCGGTCAATCCTGTTTCTTTTGAAAAAACAGGATCTTACCGTATCGGTGGCGATAATGTGCTGTTTAATGCCGACGGTACGCCTGCCGACATTAGCGTGGCGGATTTGGCGGTGGCAATTAGCGATGATGTGGAGAAAAAAGCACATTTGCATCAGCGTTTTACCGTTGCCAATTAATCATTGATCCATTTTAACACCAAAAATCAGCCCACTTAAACATCATTTTTAAGTGGGTGTTTTTAAGAAAAACTTATGAAATTCATTTACTTATTTGACCCCTTATGCGGTTGGTGCTATGCGTCATCGGTGGGCATTGGCAAATTGGCACAGACGCATATGGTTGATATTTATGCCACAGGACTGTTTGCCAGTACTGGCAAAATCATTGACGAGCAGTTTGCCAAGCACGCTTGGACGAACGACAGCTGTATCGCCCAAATCACAGGTTTGCCATTTAGCGAAAATTATCGCCAATTATTGCTAAAAGGCGGGGCGTTTGATTCCTTCCCCTTGACGCAGGCGTGTTATTTGTTAAGGAAGGATAATCCAAACGAAGTGTTGCCAATATTTTCCCAGTTGCAAAAAATCCGTTATGTGGACGGGCAGGACACCAGCGACATTGATGTAGTGAAACAAGGTTTGATTGAATTGGGTAAAAATGAACTTGCTAGGCGTTTGGGCGATGATGATGTGATTGCAGGGGCGAATGCGTGGATATGATAAGGACAACTTTTGGCTCATCAATTTGCCATCAATGGTGTGCCAAGTTTAATTGCTAAAATTGATGGTAAATTTGTGAATGTGCCAAATGGTTTTTTGTATCAAGATACGGATAATGTGGAGGAGAATATTCGGCGATTTTTATCGCAAATTTAAAGTTTCAGGCTGTCTAACAGAACATATTATAACCCCACCTGATATACCCACCCATAACAACACTCAATTTTCCAAAATAACCCAAATCTGCTATAATAACGCACTTGTAACCTAAGCCAAAACCATTAGGACACCCAAATCCTAATGGTTTGATTTATTTGATGTATAATGAAACCCATTTTTAAAAAATTCCTTAAATTTACCCTAGCCACTTTGGGCGTACTCACGCTATTGGAGTGGCGACACGGGTTATGCCCCGCATTTTAGCGACATCGGCAAAAAATACGGTGGATTTGACATCGCTTTTATGGAAATTGATGCCGCCAATCAAGGCTGGCCCAAAACGCATATGTTCGCCCACCAATCGGTTCAGGCTGCTTTGGATTTGAACGCAAAAAAAATCGTGCCAATACACTGGGGCGTGTTTAGTCTTGGTAGAAATCCGTGGTACGAGTCTATTGACAATGCGGTAAAAAGTGCCAAAGAACACAATTTGCCCATTGATGTCCCCAAAATGGGTGAGAAATATGCGGACGGTTTTGTAAATGAGGGTTGGTGGGAAAATAAAGCTTTAAGAAAAGAATAATTTTATATGCTTACCAAATTCTCAACTCATTATAAGTTATTGATTTTATGGAATAGGAATTATTATTTACCCATACAAAATTAAATGTTATATCAAATAAAATACTTAAATTTCCCCTAATTTTCAGGTAAAATAGCCATTTTCCTGTCTATTTAGGTTGAATTGTGCGATTATCTTCCCAGCAAAAACAAGAAACTACAGCAGTGATGGCAAAAGACCGTTACCGTCTTTATCGTCTCAAAAAAGAACAAAAAATTGAACAATATCAAAAATTACTAGAAAAATCTCAACAACAAGTACAAGCTCGTATTGCACGACTGCCTCACATTCAACTGAATCAAGATTTGCCAGTCAGTCAATATGCCGAAAAATTAATCAATGCTATTCAGCAGTATCAAGTGATTATCGTGGCTGGGGAAACAGGTTCAGGTAAAACGACACAATTACCACAAATTGCAATGCTGGCAAGACGTGGATTAACAGGTCTCATTGGACATACACAACCACGCCGACTCGCAGCAAGAAGTGTATCTCAACGGATTGCAGAAGAATTAGGCGAGCCTTTAGGACAGACAGTGAGTTTTAAGGTGCGTTTTAATGAGCAGGGGAATGAAGATTCGATTGTACGTTTGATGACCGATGGGATTTTATTAGCAGAATTGGCAAATGACCGTTATTTGACCAAATATGATACCATTATTATTGATGAAGCACATGAACGTTCACTCAATATTGATTTTATTCTCGGTTATTTGAAAACAATTTTAGCTAAACGCCCTGATTTAAAAGTGATTGTTACCTCAGCAACTTTAGATGTAGAGCGTTTTAGTCGTTATTTTCATGATGCACCTATTTTTCAGGTTGAAGGGCGTAGTTACCCTGTTGAAGTCCGTTATCGTCCAATTTCGGAATTATCGATTGTGGGGAGTGATGATGATGAATTTGATGAGTTTGAAGAAAATTTACCTCGTGCCGTGGTGCAAGCGGTAGAGGAGTGTTTTGCTGATGCTGAACACACAGGACACCCAGAACACGCTGATATTTTAATCTTTGCTAGTACTGAACAGGAAATTCGAGAATTACAAGATATTCTGCAAAAACAGCAATTTAGGCATGTTGAAATTCTGCCATTATATGCTCGTTTAGCAT comes from Moraxella sp. ZY210820 and encodes:
- a CDS encoding DUF2075 domain-containing protein, translating into MFQRAYYQNPITNFINENPEHILGHLSKNHLNRSLEDSQRNAWLRQIEILQNSLHTLQGHIFFEFSIPRMGKRVDNIIIIGQTIFVVEFKIGAKQYDKHAINQVIDYCLDLKNFHQGNHQAYLIPVLVAENAPECSAFDFEKAAKFNTAITTNASQLAKLLQSKSTPEQPTLNAQDWANSPYHPTPTIVEAAQALYQGHSVASITRSDAGAQNLGLTNQCLHQIIEHSKQAKQKSICFITGVPGAGKTLAGLNIATQRMNIDEAEHAVFLSGNGPLVNVLREALVRDSVKTGQAPNKKAARPKVEAFIQNIHHFRDEYLKDKGAPIEKVVIFDEAQRAWNQEQASKFMKEKRSLENFNQSEPQFLIDVMNRHQDWCVIICLIGGGQEINTGEAGISEWINALNHHFNDWQLYYSPYLIRQPEYLNNGELIEYLNQYGQTKNELHLANSVRSFRSEQLSYFINQLLQLNTDTAKQLYQLINENYPIVLTRNLDKAKQWLKQHAKSSERYGLLASSGGRRLKAFGIDVKNEINESDWFLNDSDDVRSAYFLEDVATEFSVQGLELDWACVAWDANFYIQNGVWHYQNFKGSKWQNINQVHNQRYLLNAYRVLLTRARQGMVIWIPNGNNEDKTRICAYHDCTYQYLKSLGIEDI
- a CDS encoding helix-turn-helix domain-containing protein, translating into MNELNTNDLNKGRVLSKNCPSRAILNHLTSRWGVLVMIVLLNGTKRFGEIRREIEGVSERMLSETLKQLETDGMLIRKSYNTVPPHTDYTLTEYGRQAGERIYALVDWLENNLCGILDKRQ
- a CDS encoding NAD(P)-dependent oxidoreductase, with translation MKKFAVIGATGLVGSAVIKELAARGHQVTAFARNIDKVVQADNVKPVAIDVNSPDFANQLSGFDAVVNAFNAGWENPNIVNDLKTGHANILTASKTSDVPYLLVVGGAGSLNVAPNLQLVDTPDFPADVYPAANVVRELLTELRTRTDVNWAFLSPAAMFAVNPVSFEKTGSYRIGGDNVLFNADGTPADISVADLAVAISDDVEKKAHLHQRFTVAN